The stretch of DNA AATCTGGAGGGGGAGGAATCCACCTAGCGCTGGCGCTTCTTGTACTCTGTTCTGCACGTAGTTTGGGCGCCACCTGGTAGGGAATACGAATGGAGACAACGCAAAAGGAGACAGGCAAGCTGCAGCCTGAGTTGGGCCATCGCTGTGCCGCGCTGGCGGGCACGGGCCGAAGTGGCACGGCCACATGGGCTGCAGTGGAAATTTACAACCAAGCCGGGCTGGGAGTGGGCTTATTTAACGAATGAGCTTTGCAATTTTACCTAGGTCTGTTTCTGCATCATTTAACTGCTGTCAAAAGCTAGTTTTACAGTTTTACTCCCTCGTCTACAATAGCAGACACTGCCGAACATGATActggttatatatatatatatttccctCCTAGCCTTGTTTTAACCAGACTTTCTAGATAGATTTATAAGATAAAACAAAACCTTTTTGCTTTGCTCATTCCCGTGGAAACAAATGCCCTATAAATTGAGATTACAAAATCGCATTATTATAAATCCGCAGCCGAATGCCGTTGCACCAACTTGTCCACCTGGACGCCCGCAACGGGAAGCTTGATCGTCAGGGCGGCAGATCGTGTGCCGGCACGCCATTCGCCCTGCCACGCATCTGCCTTCTGAGCTGGGGTCGCTGCAGGCGCTGGTGCTGCCGTGCGCTGGGTCTGGCTTCTGAGGCACGAGGTGCTTCCCTGTCGTGGCGTAGCCCATAGCATCATGTTCCAAGACCAAACCGCACTCATCAATCCTCGTCACCGTCCCAGCTCGCTCGCGCATCCCCCCGGATAGGGAATCACAAGGCTGACATGAGAACATAGGATGAGGCTGGCGGTTGCGGCCGAAAGCTCCCCAAGTCCCAACCCGCGCAAGAGGCCGCCGAGGCCGTTGCCCCGGCCGGGGCGCGCGGTGCGCGTCGCCATCGGGATGGCGCCCGCACGCGCGGTGCCAGGTAAAACAGGTGGAGGGCATCGCGCGCCCCGCGGCTCACACCGCGCCCACCGAGCCGGCCGAGCGGTCGGCGTCGAGACGGCGACCGCCGAAAGCGCTCGCGGCCGCGTCGCGTGCTGACGGACGGGTGGAGGCTGTGGGGTCGGGATCGGGGGGGCCAACCACTGATCCCACCGCAGCAAAGGTTTCCAGTTCCATTCCACCACGGTCGAGCACTCGAGCTCGGTTATTTAAACTCTGAAGCAACACGAGCAAAGCACCCCGACGCTGATGGCCGACTATGATCGGGACTTTGGGGGAGGATTTGGTTCAGAAACCTCCGAAGCTTCCTGCTCGAGTTTATCGATATGATACTCCTGGCTGTGACGCCTAAGCCAGTAGCGACACAAATTTTGCTCTGGTGATATACTTGCGTATATCTAAGTACAAAATCAACTTAATTAACTACTTGAACCACGCTCCATCAGAGGGATAGGCTCCTCTCGCTTTCAGCTTGGCTTTCGTGTCGCAACGAACGTCATTCGACAAGCCCATCCACGATGCATCCCCCACACTTGCCCTTGGCCCCTGCCCATCAAAGCACCGGAGCCACCAATCTCTAAAAATCTGGCTCAATTCTCAAATGCGTCGCCTTTCCTTCGCTTGGCCATGCCTGCCTTAGGATTAGCCCATCGGGGGCACGCCGGCCTAATCCACCATCACGCGTCGAGAAAACACCTCCATGAGCGCCGCTGCCATGGGCTGTACCTGTACGTTGACGGCACAGCAGGGGTCGTCCGTCGTCGCAGCAGCTAGCTGGTCTTCCCGGACACGGCACGGTTGAATCGTGACCCGTCGTTTACGTGACGAAGAACGCCTCTGCCGCCGTCAGGGGGCAGGAGGCGACGAGGTCAGCCGGTGACCAACCGGGCCGCCGTCGCCTGACCCACTCCCCTCCTAGCCGCAGCCTTCTTAGCTTCGTCTCGGGCTGCGCGAGCACGAAATTCTTTGCCGCCTCCGCGACAAGTAGTAGAGGCCCTGTAACGGGAATAACCGCCCGCGCACAGCTACCTCGGCGACAGCCTAACGGccacggcaggcggcggcgcctggctCTGATGCTGCCATGTCGCGCGTGCCTCGTATCGgttctgctcctgctgctgctgcttctgcgtCGCCCCCTCCCCGTCTCCTGCCTCCACGTGGCCGCCGACGCGCCCCTGACGGCGACGGGCCACCGGCAGGACGGCCCGGCGTGGCGCTCGTTCCAGCAGCTGCTCGACGCGCGCCGGGGCAGCCGCGTCGCGGGCCTCGCCGAGCTCAAGCGCTACCTGGCGAGGTTCGGGTACATGCCCGGGGCAGAGCACGAGCCGACGGACGCGTTTGACGCGCACATGGAGGCCGCCGTCCGGCGGTACCAGTCCACGCTCAGCCTGCCCGTCACGGGGCAGCTCGACTCCGCCACGCTCGACCGGATCATGGCCCCGCGCTGCGGCGTCGGCGACAACGGCCACGGCGCCACGCCCGTGTCCCTGACGGCCGCCCCCGGCGCGGTCAGCCGGTTCACCTTCTTCAGGGGCGAGCCGCGGTGGACGCAGCCGGACCCGCTCGTGCTCACGTACGCCATCTCGCCAACGGCCACCGTCGACTACCTGCCGGCCGAGACCGTGCGCGCCGTGTTCCGGCGCGCATTCGCGCGGTGGGCGCGGGTCATCCCCGTGGGCTTCGTCGAGACCGACGACTACTACGCGGCCAACATCAGGGTGGGCTTCTACGTGGGCAGCCACGGTGACGGGATCCCCTTCGACGGGCCGCTGGGCGTGCTCGGCCACGCCTTCTCCCCCAGGAACGGGCGGCTCCACCTCGACGCGGCAGAGCGGTGGGCGGTTGACATGGACACGGAGACGGCGCACTCGGCTATCGACTTGGAGTCCGTGGCCACGCACGAGATCGGGCACATCCTCGGCCTGGGGCACTCGTCGTCGCCCAAGGCGGTCATGTACCCGAGCCTCAGCCCGCGGCAGAAGAAGGCAGCGCTCACCGTCGATGACATCGAAGGTGTCCAGTGGCTGTACGGACCCAACCCGGGGTTCAGTCTCAGCTCACTCTACGAGCAGGACTCCTccatggcgacggcgaggagcagCTGGCTTGCAGGCTCAGCTAGTATAGTTTTTGCAGTCCTGGTCATACTAGTGACGCAATTGTAGATGGATAGACAGGTTTATAATACGCTAAAAGGATAGAAcagaaaggggggggggggggggggggggtgggggggactGTTAGGTAGCATGATCCTGCAAAGGGAGAGAGAAACGTCTCTTCTTGCAGTTATAGATTAGTTTTGCACACAAATGCGTGCCCAAGATATGCGTCTCTTTTCATGTAGATTTGTTTTTACAGACATGTTCCATGCAACTGTACATTATCTTATCAGTCAAAAAGTGTGAAAAATGTGTTATCTACACAAGACAACTATGCTCATTGACAAGTAAAACCTTACCCTAGTTTCATTTCGTTCTATTTCTACTAAGACAATCCGAAGTGGAGAGAGTTCTACTGTGACACTGTGGTCTGAAGTGGTAACACACTTTCAGGTCCATCCTCCTCTACTTTAGAGGATTTCTCAGCGACAATCTTTGACATCCCAaacatcttcttcattgtctttgTGAAGCATGTCCGGTGTTCATCAGCAGAGGCATGAATGAACTCATGGATGTGATCTCTCAAATCTGAGACGAATGAAGTCCCAGGTACATTCTTTCGGCATGAATTCACAGCAGGTTTTGAAGCAGGTTGGTGTGATCCCTCAGATTGGGTGCCACTAGACATCGTCTTGGGAAACTGTAAACCAAGCAAAAGATGTAAGCCATGTCACAAGAAAGACCAATTCATCACCCAAGAGAAACTGGCAAGAAAAAAAGACAAACAAGTAGTGTCTCTACGCTCCTAAACAGAGTATGCAAGAGTATCAGTTTTTCAGGAGTGGCACATTGGTAAATTAGAAGTAAATATGCAGAACTCCATACTTCAATCAAACCATCATGAGTAAAAGTATGAAAGGTACGAAGTTACAGGCTTACAGAGAAACACACAAATAATTGAACATCTTTCTGAACAAGATACTAGCTTTAAGTGTTTTCGATGTCTTTCTGAACAATATACTAACTTCAGCATCCGCAATAATCTGCAATCACAACAAATGGCATGAACAGCACAACTAAGCTAAGAATCACCTAGTGAAAAATTCAGTATTGGTCCAGAATGGGACATAATATAATTGTTGGCTTGGAGATATTAACCTCAAACACTCAACAATGGCAGCACACAGGATGTCTGGGCTAGCATATAATTGAACAGTGCTAAGAAGAAACAGCATCAGATGTGGTGGAAACAAAGTGCTACCGTCTAAAGATGCTCTCTTTCTGTTTTTTAAGGCGCAAAAACAGTGAAAAACAGCAAAACCTTGGTCGCTCGCTATTTATTAGATGGGTGCCCAACTATTTGTAAAAGAATAATGGACGATACCGATAATACTTGATTTTACATTTCAGACTGAGGATATCAAATTAATGGCAAAATAACTACTAGTAATACTGAATATAGATGGAAGTTCAATGATAACCACCGAGTGTTTAAAGATTCTTGCGTAGGCAAATTTACAGATACAGGCTAGATAAACAGGCAATGAATGCAAAAGGAAGTGTCCGCGACTAAATCCTGAAGGGCCAATTTAGCTGATTGCCAGTTAGCCCAATATATAAGACATAGTCGCGAAAACCGCATCTAGGTGAACCTACTACCAGTTGCATAACTGAAAATATGCAACCTGCTAACGAGTCACCGTGGTTCTCTGTAGCaatacccctcaaaataaaaaactaataagGCATTAGAATGGGACATCAAAAAGAAAATAGTTCATTTGCGCCAGGTCCAAAAAGGAACTCTTCATAGTtcttaaggcgtcgcctaggcgatgaGGCGCTCCAAGGCTCCAAGGCGTCCTGGACGCCTTGCCTAATTCATGTCAGGAAGggatggagggagggagaagggagaaagaGGACGAAAACCGATCAGCGATAGCAAGATGATGTTGTACCGGCCGTCTCCGATAGTGCTGCGCCTGGGCAgcaccgcctccgcgccgtccgacagggaggaggagcggcagcGCCATAGCTCCATCTGGGGGTGGCCGCGGCAGGGAGGAGCGGGGGCATTGGTGCTCCATCTGGGGGTGGCcgcggcagggaggaggagcggcggcgctggtgctccATCTGGGGGTGGCCGCGGCAGGGAGGAGGACTGGCGGCGTTGGTGCTCCGTCTGGGGTGGCCGCGAAGGGAGGAGCGGGCGAGTGGCGGCGCACGACGATATAGGATAGGGGGGAGAGGGTGCGCTGACGGGAGGAGATGAGTAGTTTATGGGCTGGTAGTGATTTGGTGGGCTGGGCCTTACATTCTTCCTGggccttttctcttttctttttttcttttctcatttcttttcccctttataCTGCTAATTATACTGCTAATATTCTGCTTTTACGTTGGtgtatggcgtcgcctcgcctcgcctaggCGTCTAGAGGAGGTAGGGCGCCACACCTCGCCTCAACGCCTTAAGAACATTGGAACTCTTATGGACAAACTAAAAGCTTACTAGTAGCTTATTAATCTACAGAAAACTAAATCCTTAGCCTTTTAGTGCCGAGTTGTGAGTTGATGCGTCAGAGAAGGAAGCACTGCTGCACTAGGCAGAGTCGTCCCTTCAATTGGCACAACAACACGAGTTCATGTAGGTGTGCTTACTGACCATCCACACAGGGACTGCTGCCATGGTGGCTGCGGTGTGTGGTTGGCTAATTAGCCACCGAGAGTCCGAGACCAAATACAGCCAGGAGCCTGCATATTTATTTGTTGGTTACTTTGCAACCTCGAAAACCCATGCGACCACCGCATCATCAGATTCTCCCAAGGGACATGGGGCAACTGAAGTTTAAGTCGCCCTCATTAGTACTACGCTTGCGCCCGTGGCGGGTTGCGGTTGCCCACCCCGCATCCGCACCAGCCGCAAGAGCATACACGGGCTCATGCGGCAGCCCGCAAATTGCCGCAATTGTTTTGCGGGTTTTGCGGCAGCCCGCGGCCACCGCGTCATCAGGACCTGG from Panicum virgatum strain AP13 chromosome 9K, P.virgatum_v5, whole genome shotgun sequence encodes:
- the LOC120651698 gene encoding metalloendoproteinase 1-MMP-like — protein: MLPCRACLVSVLLLLLLLLRRPLPVSCLHVAADAPLTATGHRQDGPAWRSFQQLLDARRGSRVAGLAELKRYLARFGYMPGAEHEPTDAFDAHMEAAVRRYQSTLSLPVTGQLDSATLDRIMAPRCGVGDNGHGATPVSLTAAPGAVSRFTFFRGEPRWTQPDPLVLTYAISPTATVDYLPAETVRAVFRRAFARWARVIPVGFVETDDYYAANIRVGFYVGSHGDGIPFDGPLGVLGHAFSPRNGRLHLDAAERWAVDMDTETAHSAIDLESVATHEIGHILGLGHSSSPKAVMYPSLSPRQKKAALTVDDIEGVQWLYGPNPGFSLSSLYEQDSSMATARSSWLAGSASIVFAVLVILVTQL